tctcaaagtcaacagtgaagaggcaactccaggatgctggccttctaggcagagttgcaaagaaaaagccatatctcagactggccaataaaaagaaaagattaagatgggcaaaagaacacagacactgaacagaggaactctgcctagaaggccagcatcccggagtcgcctcttcactgttgacgttgagactggtgttttgcgggtactatttaatgaagctgccagttgaggacttgtgaggcgtctgtttctcaaactagacactctaatgtacttgtcttgctcagttgtgcaccggggcctcccactcctctttctattctggttagagccagtttgcgctgttctgtgaagggagtagtacacagcgttgtacgagatcttcagttttttggcaatttctcgcatggaatagatttcatttttcagaacaagaatagactgacgagtttcagaagaaagttatttgtttctggccattttgagcctgtaattgaacccacaaatgctgatactcaactagtttaaagaaggcaagttttattgcttctttaatcatgacatcagttttcagctgtgctaacataattgcaaaagtgttttctaatgatcaattagccttttaaaatgatacacttggattagataacacaacgtgccattggaacacaggagtgatggttgctgataatgggcctctgtacgcctctgttgatattccattaaatatcagccgtttccagctaaaatagtcatttataacattaacaatgtctacactgtatttctgatcagtttgatgTTAATTTAATGGACAATTTCTTTTGCTttgctttcaaaaacaaggacatttttaagtgaccccaaacttttgaatggtagtgtatatgggcctaatcatagaattacatatagaatccctattaatttaataggatctctgtgggcctAATAGTAAAGATTTGTCATTTAACTTGTAAAATGTAATAGCCtaccttttaatgtggcataaacacaaccagtcatgacgTTTTCATTTGACTGTCAAACAATTACTTCAAAAGGCTCATGTTGACTACCTGCAGATGTTACTCAGGGACAGCTGAACGACAGGGGGTGCGggaatattacatttttctgcttataatttccaacatttggtagcctatttgttagtcaacttgtctataattcgGTACATGTAGTTTCTCTTTTTTTATTACTTGATGCTCGCCCAGAATATTAAATAAAGCCTTGCTCATCAGAATGATGTCATAAATTGATAGAATGTTGATGATGCATTGATCAATCTTGTTGACATCGGTAAAGTTTTGTCTTTCATTTCTGCTTCTCTCATGGAGCGAGGACGTTTGGGGACCAGGGAgatttccaaatgacatcagtttgactgGTTTAAAGAAAATGAAAAGCTGTGAAAACAATCCAACATGTTTCTGGTAGTATTTCAGTTCATCTTGGATGCATATTCTATCtggttgaaaatgaaatactgtcATCTTTTATATAGCTGAATGAAATTGCACGTTTAGACTACACAACAGGTCCCTAAGCGCGCAattgcattctctcaagatgttaaaagaaataaataatatttctcCACTCATGTTCCTGAgacaaaatgtacatttggtCTATCATTTTACTGTGAGGAAcacttaattctgcaggagttaacatTATAATAGGCTACATGTgaggcctacagtcagtgtccagacttcagttactATTAGGCTACACCGGCATCCATACAGTGCCATTTGATAAACACCAAAAAGGGTTTATGAATCAGTGATTGTTACCTGAATTGATGTGTACACTGCTTTCCGTACGTGTCCCGGTCTCAGCCACTCATCTCTGACTTGGCAAAATGTCAGTGTTATAGTTGAACAACACTGCATTTTGGCAGATGTCCCGAGTTCATGCCAGATATGGACCGAATCAGGAGAAAGTGGTACTggctaagcaagcagcgtgatGTCCTTTACACAAACACCCCCATACGTATAGTCATGTACATTACCTTATTATGTTCTAATATCATAGTTTATCATGGAGTTAACTGCGTTGGAGACATCTGACCAGACCAGGCGGACATGTGTACACTGGGAGAAGATTAAGCTCTCTCCATGTTTGAACCTGCAGATGCAGTGTCCATGGTAGGTTGGGGTTAAAGGGCAAAGGACCAGCTCTGGACTGCTTCCACCCAGAACCAATTATCTCACTCACTGCCCAGTGGCATGAAAGCATCttcttcatgttttgtgtgttgCATGTCTAAAATGCTTTCCTCAAATCAAAAGCACTTCTCACTATATGTGGGAACTGGGTATATAATGACTGCAATATGCAATGGACTGACCTCTTCTTTGCCTCTGAACCACTGGTAGCCAATAGCAGAAGGACCACTGGCCTTACAGACCAGCACCACCTGCTTCCCTCTGTAGCATGCTGGGCCTTGGGCTGCATTGTTATCTGTATCAGCTCTATCactacacacacgtacgcacaaacacacacgcacaaacacacgcacgcacacacacaccaggtaagATGACTGAGAGGATGCCTGTAGTGTTGATGTTTTGCCAAAATGGAGCTGGACTATATGTCACATATTTCAGAGAGAGATTCAGGAATTTGTTGAGGTTTAGGCTATTTGTGGCAGTGAGGTACTGGACAGTGTCATGGTGCTTCATTGTCTTCAAGCAGTGCAGCAGGAAGCCCAGGGTGAAGGAGCGCTCAGACAGCCTCTCCAGGAGGTAGCAGCCTGGGCTGGCTGTTGGGCTGAGAATCTGGAGCCAACAGCTGATCATCTCATTCTCACTGTCAATCAATGGTGGCAAACCCCTGTCAGGTCAGGAGAAACACTCATTCTCTCCATGGGGCTTTATGACATCTTTCAGACTTCCATAGCTTCACAACATCACAAATTAAAAAGTTACAGATTGACTGTTATTATTGGGTAAAGATGACAAAGATTCTTCTGTGAAGAATATGAGGTATGGATTTACATATCAACATCAAATCTGTAATAATTATGAGTCAATGTTTTTAACATTGAGTGTTTAATTTCAAAGTCTCACCTGCAGCGGAATCGAGATTGCTCAGTGATAACATTGGCAAGTTGTCGCCATTCACATTTGGCATTGCCTAGCATGTCAGCTAACCTGTTCCGAGCTCCTTCACTTAAAGTCCCAATGCTTAGATTCCAGTCACCTATCtctaatctgtctttaaacaatacTGTTGTTTGGAGGGAAAATAACAATTGTAAATAATGGTTATTGATCCTAGTTTTCACAGTTCTCAAATTAAAACATAATTTTAAGCGGTAACTCGACTGCAACAGTGGTCATCCAGAGTCAAGGGTGCCAGTCACACCTTGAGTGGCTGTGATGGCAGAACACTACAGAAGACACATTGTCACAACATTCACTTGCTGACGCTTACAGTGATTGGTATGCAAagcatgcaacaaaaaaaatgtatgattgGATTCTACGTAGCCTAGTTATAAGCTATAACATGTATAAACACAGATTAtaaaagctgatctaccccctaaaaatgAACACATTAGataacaacaaataaatatcTGCCAACTGCTGTAGCCTATCTATCCGAATTTACCAAAAAACAGAAAGCGCGTCCATTTACATGCGTTCTATTCAGATGCTTACGGAATAACCTGAGATTAATTTGTCTACGTAAACTACTGTATGTTCATCTCAAAGCATACAAACCCCTGCTTCTTTTCCGATTATGTTTTCGATAAGTTGTTCAATAATTTACAGTGGAAGAACAGACAGACCGAACACTCTACTAGTTCAGAAATCTCTAAATCTCAATCTCTATTTCAGAAGTAGCCTACAGTAATTCACCTTTGCCAATCTCGTCTGTGTGAATAATATTCTCTCAATTAGGTTAACAATGCGTCACTCCTCATTTCACATCATTTCCTCTTTTTGTGTCATCCCTTAGGTTTAGCCTACTTTCACCTTCTCTATCTATGCCAATAGAATCACACCAACACTCAGCTTCAGGgggaaatatacagtatatctaagaATGCATTTAGACAGATAGCCCCTTTTCTGATCTTTTTcaataattggtcttttgaccaatcagatcagctctggaaAAGAGCTGTTgagaaaagatctgatgtgactgaccaattagtggaaaaaatatcataattgggCTTCATTGTGAACTCAGCCGGATTAACTTGGAATGATCAACAAACTCAACCACATGTTGCAGATTaatcaaaatgtaaaaaataataaaaacagaaACAGTCATTGAATTTAGAATGATGTTTATTCACCATTGATAGACAAACTCTTGCATGAAATAAATAGACCTCAAAGGGTATTTTTTTAGGTGTTCACTCTGATAAATGACAAGAATAAACAAGGCCTTAATTTTTCTGAAAGTATCCAGCACCACCATGCATCGATCACAGAGTATTCCAGATGCCATCTGCAAGATGTGAATCAAAACTCCTACTCTCACATAACATGTGAAAATTGAGTGTGTGATATTTTTCAAAGAAGCTTATAGATGGTAACATTTGAGATAAGAAATCAAAAGGCAAAAGTTAAGTTTAATAAAAAATCCAGGTCTTTGTTTTTGACTTTACTTACAACAAGTCCAAGTACTCAAGGTGATTCCTTTTCAGCAGAAAGATGACATACAAACTGACAGTATTGAGTCGGTCAGGTTACAGCTATGCTGTAGTGTCTGGTGtacacagatctacagagagcagctgatcactgagggGCTCTCTCTCACTGGCTCTGGGTCCTACAGCTTCTTCCCTTTGTGTAACCTGTTAAAGCGCAACATGTGCTCCTTCCTCAGGACCTTCCAGTACTCATGGCTATCTGGCTCCAGCTCATGGATATTCTTTGGGGGACCCAGCTGCAACCGGAACAGCCTGGGAGGCAAGAGAGGTAGCAGCTTGGTGTCACTTAAATTGTTCATATGAAATGCTTTGTAATTATTAATTAATAACATTATATGTTTAAAACAAAAGCTGCTATTCATGGACATGAAGTTGAGCattaataaaatatcccagaaaaaCATAACTGATCTCTAGCTATCTTCTCAAGGTAGTACCATATTTGAGCACTTACCACTCTGGGTACTCCTCGGGAGGTTTCAGTGCAGGGTCGTCTCCTTGCTTAAAAATGTTGACTCCAACAGCGTGAGAGGTGAGTTTCACAGGGTCCTTACACACCTCCGGTCCCTTCAGCACATCTTTCACCATGCCCTTGCCCTTCCCTTTGGCAGCTGGGAGAGAGAAAGTAAGTTGGGATGAAAACAGGTTATGACTCATTCAATACTTGAGCACGGCTTTCACTGGTCTTATTACAAAACATGGAACAATGATTTAGAGAACATAAACAAGATTGGACTTCTGCTTTGTTCTAGTCTCTGCTTTGTTCTAGCCATCTCTCCCCAGTGTTTTTGATAAACATATATATAAGTCTTACAAACAGTTACATTTATTAACTGATGAATTTATCTGGAAATGCAATAGCATATATTTAACATCATTGGCTCAAGATATTGTCCTGAATGCTATGTGGCAAGGAAACACTCCGATGAAATTCTAAAGATCCAGTGCCTTGAGATAAACTTCACAATTAGAGATAATATGCAAAAGCAAGGCAGATGCTATGATTCAATGGGTGGGTGCGAAAGAGTTATTTTGATTGCACATGCATTCATGCAGGAAGTTATGACAGGAACTGTGGTACATAGCAAGTAGCTAGCTACCTCACTATATTGATGCTATAATTATTCATACTGTAATCAAAGAAATAACATTGCTCACCATGTCTGTAATTTACCTGTTCTTGGGTTCATCACCCAGTTATCTTTTCTaatggtaactagctagctagagaCATTTTCTTGTAAACATATTATCCACCGCACCATTTTATTGTGGGGAGAAGGATTTTTACAGAAGTCATTTACTTACCAACTTTCTTTGCATATCCACACGTCGGAATTCTATACAACAGGTTACTCATACAAAATCTCACAGGTGTATTGGTCGCAAAGCATTTCATTCTCATCGTAGAGCAGAATAATCCGTACCTTGCCATCCTTTCTTGCGGTAAGGGATAACACAAATGGCCACCATGCATGTCTTTGACATTC
The Salmo salar chromosome ssa16, Ssal_v3.1, whole genome shotgun sequence DNA segment above includes these coding regions:
- the LOC106573541 gene encoding 39S ribosomal protein L54, mitochondrial, with the translated sequence MNVKDMHGGHLCYPLPQERMARYGLFCSTMRMKCFATNTPVRFCMSNLLYRIPTCGYAKKVAAKGKGKGMVKDVLKGPEVCKDPVKLTSHAVGVNIFKQGDDPALKPPEEYPEWLFRLQLGPPKNIHELEPDSHEYWKVLRKEHMLRFNRLHKGKKL